Proteins co-encoded in one Carassius carassius chromosome 35, fCarCar2.1, whole genome shotgun sequence genomic window:
- the LOC132115970 gene encoding vacuolar protein sorting-associated protein 41 homolog isoform X2 yields the protein MAEVEQQGRKLSEESTDESEEEDTEEEPKLKYERLDNGMTEILQKDAASCMTVHDKFLALGTHFGKVYLLDIQGNVTQKFEISSVKINQISLDESGDHVGICSEDGKVQVFGLYTREGFHENFDCPIKVVALHPQFSKSNNKQFVTGGNKLLLYEKNWLNHWKTSVLHEGEGNITSVKWRANLIAWANNVGVKIYDISSKQRITNVLRDNTSLRPDMYPCSLCWKDNTTLIIGWGSSVKICVVKELDPTEMRDLPSRYVEIVSAFETEFFISGLAPLADQLVTLFYVKENSEHMEEEFRTRPHLDIIQPLPEGCEEISSDALTVRNFQENQCRDYRLEHSEGESLFYIISPKDIVVAKERDQDDHIDWLLEKKKYEEALMAAEISFRNIKRHDVQKIGMAYINHLVERGDYDAAARKCQKVLGKNMDLWENEVYRFKTIGQLKAISQYLPRGDLPLRPAIYEMILHEFLKTDYEGFATLVREWPGELYNNMAIVQAVNEHLKKDPTNSTLLTTLAELYTYDQRYDHALEIYLKLRHKDVYQLIHKHNLFSTIKDKIVLLMDFDKEKAVDMLLDNDDKISMDKVVEELKDRPELLHVYLHKLFKRDHHKGQKYHERQISLYAEYDRPNLLPFLRESMHCPLEKALEICQQRHFVEETVFLLSRMGNCRRALQMIMEELADVDKAIEFAKEQDDRELWDDLISYSIDKPPFITGLLNNIGTHVDPILLIHRIKEGMEIPNLRDSLVKILQDYNLQILLREGCKKILVADSLSLLQRLHRTQKRGVRVDEENICESCHTPILPSDTAQAFGVVVFHCRHMFHKECLPSPGNVAGIQYCNICSAKRRGPGSGILEMKK from the exons ATGGCGGAAGTGGAGCAGCAG GGAAGAAAATTAAGTGAAGAATCCACGGATGAGTCAGAG GAGGAGGACACAGAGGAGGAGCCTAAACTGAAGTACGAGAGGCTGGACAATGGCATGACAGAGATCTTGCAGAAGGATGCAGCCAGCTGCATGACAGTGCATGACAAG TTCCTGGCTCTTGGGACACACTTTGGAAAGGTTTACCTTTTGGATATTCAAGGAAATGTTACACAGAAGTTTGAAATT AGTTCAGTGAAAATAAACCAGATCAGTTTGGATGAGAGTGGCGATCATGTTGGCATCTGCTCTGAAGATGGAAAG GTGCAAGTGTTCGGCCTGTACACTAGGGAGGGCTTCCATGAAAACTTTGACTGTCCCATCAAG GTCGTGGCGCTACACCCTCAGTTCAGCAAATCCAACAATAAACAGTTTGTGACTGGAGGAAATAAG CTTTTGCTTTATGAGAAGAACTGGCTGAACCATTGGAAGACCTCTGTTCTACATGAAGGAGAGGGAAACATCACCAGTGTGAAATGGAGAGCCAACCTCATTGCCTGGGCAAACAATGTG GGTGTGAAAATTTATGACATCAGCAGTAAACAGCGCATCACTAATGTGTTGCGGGACAACACCAGTCttaggccggatatgtacccctgCAGTCTGTGCTGGAAAGACAACACCACGCTGATCATCGGCTGGGGCTCTTCTGTTAAG ATATGTGTTGTTAAAGAGCTTGACCCAACAGAAATGAGAGATCTACCCAGTCGCTATGTTGAGATTG TGTCAGCATTTGAGACCGAGTTCTTCATTAGTGGACTGGCGCCTTTGGCCGATCAGCTGGTCACTCTGTTCTATGTCAAGGAGAACTCAGAGCACATG GAGGAGGAGTTCAGAACACGGCCTCATTTAGACATCATCCAGCCGTTACCCGAGGGCTGTGAGGAGATCTCATCAGACGCTCTCACTGTACGCAACTTCCAGGAGAACCAGTGCAGGGACTACCGGCTCG AACACTCTGAGGGAGAGTCTCTGTTCTACATCATCAGCCCTAAAGACATTGTAGTGGCTAAAGAAAGAGACCAGGATGACCACATCGACTGGCTTCTGGAgaagaagaaatatgaa GAAGCACTGATGGCTGCAGAGATCAGCTTCAGAAACATTAAACGGCATGATGTACAG AAAATTGGAATGGCGTACATCAATCATCTGGTGGAGAGAGGAGATTATGATGCAGCTGCCAG aaagtgtcaaaaagtgCTTGGAAAGAACATGGATCTCTGGGAGAATGAAGTGTACAGGTTTAAAACCATTGGACAGTTGAAA GCCATCAGTCAGTACTTACCAAGAGGAGACCTTCCTCTTCGACCAGCAATTTATGAGATGATACTTCATGAGTTCCTCAAGACTGACTATGAG GGTTTTGCCACACTTGTTCGCGAGTGGCCAGGAGAGCTGTACAACAACATGGCTATAGTTCAGGCAGTGAATGAACACCTGAAGAAGGACCCCACCAACAGCACGCTTCTCACCACACTGGCCGAACT ctacACATATGATCAGCGTTACGATCACGCTCTGGAGATCTACCTGAAACTGAGACACAAAGATGTTTACCAACTCATTCACAAACACAACCTATTCTCCACCATCAAAGACAAGATTGTCCTGCTCATGGATTTCGACAAAGAG AAAGCTGTTGACATGCTGCTGGATAATGATGATAAAATATCG ATGGACAAAGTGGTGGAGGAATTAAAAGACAGACCCGAGCTGTTACATGTG TATTTGCATAAGCTGTTTAAGCGGGACCATCATAAGGGGCAGAAGTACCATGAGAGGCAGATCAGTTTGTATGCTGAGTATGATCGACCCAACCTACTGCCCTTCCTCAGAGAGAGCATGCACTGCCCACTAGAGAAG GCTTTGGAAATCTGTCAACAGAGGCACTTTGTAGAAGAGACAGTCTTCCTGCTCA gTCGTATGGGAAACTGCAGACGTGCCCTGCAAATGATCATGGAGGAGCTGGCGGATGTAGACAAGGCCATTGAGTTTGCTAAAGAGCAGGATGACAGAGAACTCTGGGACGATCTCATCTCTTACTCTATAGACAAACCAC CATTTATCACAGGCCTCTTGAATAACATTGGAACCCATGTGGACCCCATCCTTCTCATTCACCGCATTAAAGAAGGGATGGAGATTCCTAACCTTAGAGACTCACTGGTTAAGATTCTACAAGACTACAATCTACAG ATCTTACTGAGAGAGGGCTGTAAGAAGATCCTGGTGGCAGATTCACTGTCTCTTCTACAGAGGTTGCACAGGACACAGAAGAGAGGAGTGCGGGTGGATG AAGAAAACATCTGTGAATCCTGCCACACTCCTATTTTACCATCAG ACACGGCTCAGGCATTTGGTGTGGTGGTGTTTCACTGCAGACACATGTTCCACAAGGAGTGTCTGCCGTCCCCTGGGAAC GTCGCAGGAATACAGTATTGTAACATCTGCAGTGCAAAGCGGAGAGGACCAGGCAGTGGCATACTGGAGATGAAGAAATAA
- the LOC132115970 gene encoding vacuolar protein sorting-associated protein 41 homolog isoform X1, whose amino-acid sequence MAEVEQQGRKLSEESTDESEEEDTEEEPKLKYERLDNGMTEILQKDAASCMTVHDKFLALGTHFGKVYLLDIQGNVTQKFEISSVKINQISLDESGDHVGICSEDGKVQVFGLYTREGFHENFDCPIKVVALHPQFSKSNNKQFVTGGNKLLLYEKNWLNHWKTSVLHEGEGNITSVKWRANLIAWANNVGVKIYDISSKQRITNVLRDNTSLRPDMYPCSLCWKDNTTLIIGWGSSVKICVVKELDPTEMRDLPSRYVEIVSAFETEFFISGLAPLADQLVTLFYVKENSEHMVEEEFRTRPHLDIIQPLPEGCEEISSDALTVRNFQENQCRDYRLEHSEGESLFYIISPKDIVVAKERDQDDHIDWLLEKKKYEEALMAAEISFRNIKRHDVQKIGMAYINHLVERGDYDAAARKCQKVLGKNMDLWENEVYRFKTIGQLKAISQYLPRGDLPLRPAIYEMILHEFLKTDYEGFATLVREWPGELYNNMAIVQAVNEHLKKDPTNSTLLTTLAELYTYDQRYDHALEIYLKLRHKDVYQLIHKHNLFSTIKDKIVLLMDFDKEKAVDMLLDNDDKISMDKVVEELKDRPELLHVYLHKLFKRDHHKGQKYHERQISLYAEYDRPNLLPFLRESMHCPLEKALEICQQRHFVEETVFLLSRMGNCRRALQMIMEELADVDKAIEFAKEQDDRELWDDLISYSIDKPPFITGLLNNIGTHVDPILLIHRIKEGMEIPNLRDSLVKILQDYNLQILLREGCKKILVADSLSLLQRLHRTQKRGVRVDEENICESCHTPILPSDTAQAFGVVVFHCRHMFHKECLPSPGNVAGIQYCNICSAKRRGPGSGILEMKK is encoded by the exons ATGGCGGAAGTGGAGCAGCAG GGAAGAAAATTAAGTGAAGAATCCACGGATGAGTCAGAG GAGGAGGACACAGAGGAGGAGCCTAAACTGAAGTACGAGAGGCTGGACAATGGCATGACAGAGATCTTGCAGAAGGATGCAGCCAGCTGCATGACAGTGCATGACAAG TTCCTGGCTCTTGGGACACACTTTGGAAAGGTTTACCTTTTGGATATTCAAGGAAATGTTACACAGAAGTTTGAAATT AGTTCAGTGAAAATAAACCAGATCAGTTTGGATGAGAGTGGCGATCATGTTGGCATCTGCTCTGAAGATGGAAAG GTGCAAGTGTTCGGCCTGTACACTAGGGAGGGCTTCCATGAAAACTTTGACTGTCCCATCAAG GTCGTGGCGCTACACCCTCAGTTCAGCAAATCCAACAATAAACAGTTTGTGACTGGAGGAAATAAG CTTTTGCTTTATGAGAAGAACTGGCTGAACCATTGGAAGACCTCTGTTCTACATGAAGGAGAGGGAAACATCACCAGTGTGAAATGGAGAGCCAACCTCATTGCCTGGGCAAACAATGTG GGTGTGAAAATTTATGACATCAGCAGTAAACAGCGCATCACTAATGTGTTGCGGGACAACACCAGTCttaggccggatatgtacccctgCAGTCTGTGCTGGAAAGACAACACCACGCTGATCATCGGCTGGGGCTCTTCTGTTAAG ATATGTGTTGTTAAAGAGCTTGACCCAACAGAAATGAGAGATCTACCCAGTCGCTATGTTGAGATTG TGTCAGCATTTGAGACCGAGTTCTTCATTAGTGGACTGGCGCCTTTGGCCGATCAGCTGGTCACTCTGTTCTATGTCAAGGAGAACTCAGAGCACATGGTA GAGGAGGAGTTCAGAACACGGCCTCATTTAGACATCATCCAGCCGTTACCCGAGGGCTGTGAGGAGATCTCATCAGACGCTCTCACTGTACGCAACTTCCAGGAGAACCAGTGCAGGGACTACCGGCTCG AACACTCTGAGGGAGAGTCTCTGTTCTACATCATCAGCCCTAAAGACATTGTAGTGGCTAAAGAAAGAGACCAGGATGACCACATCGACTGGCTTCTGGAgaagaagaaatatgaa GAAGCACTGATGGCTGCAGAGATCAGCTTCAGAAACATTAAACGGCATGATGTACAG AAAATTGGAATGGCGTACATCAATCATCTGGTGGAGAGAGGAGATTATGATGCAGCTGCCAG aaagtgtcaaaaagtgCTTGGAAAGAACATGGATCTCTGGGAGAATGAAGTGTACAGGTTTAAAACCATTGGACAGTTGAAA GCCATCAGTCAGTACTTACCAAGAGGAGACCTTCCTCTTCGACCAGCAATTTATGAGATGATACTTCATGAGTTCCTCAAGACTGACTATGAG GGTTTTGCCACACTTGTTCGCGAGTGGCCAGGAGAGCTGTACAACAACATGGCTATAGTTCAGGCAGTGAATGAACACCTGAAGAAGGACCCCACCAACAGCACGCTTCTCACCACACTGGCCGAACT ctacACATATGATCAGCGTTACGATCACGCTCTGGAGATCTACCTGAAACTGAGACACAAAGATGTTTACCAACTCATTCACAAACACAACCTATTCTCCACCATCAAAGACAAGATTGTCCTGCTCATGGATTTCGACAAAGAG AAAGCTGTTGACATGCTGCTGGATAATGATGATAAAATATCG ATGGACAAAGTGGTGGAGGAATTAAAAGACAGACCCGAGCTGTTACATGTG TATTTGCATAAGCTGTTTAAGCGGGACCATCATAAGGGGCAGAAGTACCATGAGAGGCAGATCAGTTTGTATGCTGAGTATGATCGACCCAACCTACTGCCCTTCCTCAGAGAGAGCATGCACTGCCCACTAGAGAAG GCTTTGGAAATCTGTCAACAGAGGCACTTTGTAGAAGAGACAGTCTTCCTGCTCA gTCGTATGGGAAACTGCAGACGTGCCCTGCAAATGATCATGGAGGAGCTGGCGGATGTAGACAAGGCCATTGAGTTTGCTAAAGAGCAGGATGACAGAGAACTCTGGGACGATCTCATCTCTTACTCTATAGACAAACCAC CATTTATCACAGGCCTCTTGAATAACATTGGAACCCATGTGGACCCCATCCTTCTCATTCACCGCATTAAAGAAGGGATGGAGATTCCTAACCTTAGAGACTCACTGGTTAAGATTCTACAAGACTACAATCTACAG ATCTTACTGAGAGAGGGCTGTAAGAAGATCCTGGTGGCAGATTCACTGTCTCTTCTACAGAGGTTGCACAGGACACAGAAGAGAGGAGTGCGGGTGGATG AAGAAAACATCTGTGAATCCTGCCACACTCCTATTTTACCATCAG ACACGGCTCAGGCATTTGGTGTGGTGGTGTTTCACTGCAGACACATGTTCCACAAGGAGTGTCTGCCGTCCCCTGGGAAC GTCGCAGGAATACAGTATTGTAACATCTGCAGTGCAAAGCGGAGAGGACCAGGCAGTGGCATACTGGAGATGAAGAAATAA